The following proteins are encoded in a genomic region of Pyrus communis chromosome 11, drPyrComm1.1, whole genome shotgun sequence:
- the LOC137708539 gene encoding uncharacterized protein isoform X2, which produces MAEEGDAFYVVRKGNVIGIYKNFTDCQSQAGSSVCNPSVSVFKGHCLPKEAEEYLVSHGLKNASYTISASDVKDDDLFGKLVACPYQPDSPAKDSPPKRSHEVAGATAFPISQTQRKHFKSDNQPEALENSSSCDMIGSTPFSISQRKHFTPDNYIENLGISSFCQTCMLEFDGASKGNPGQSGAGAVLRAEDGSAVYHLREGVGIATNNFAEYRAVILGLKYALEKGYKHIRVKGDSKLVCMQVQGLWKTKNPNMVDLCEVAKELKDMFTSFEINHVLREYNSEADVQANRAINLRDGQVEVDWNGK; this is translated from the exons ATGGCGGAAGAAGGTGATGCTTTTTATGTTGTTCGGAAGGGGAACGTCATTGGCATTTACAAAAACTTTACGGATTGCCAAAGCCAAGCCGGTTCTTCG gtATGCAATCCTTCTGTAAGTGTGTTCAAAGGCCACTGTTTGCCTAAGGAAGCTGAGGAGTACCTCGTCTCGCACGGCCTTAAGAATGCTTCATATACTATCAGTGCCAGTGATGTGAAGGATGACGATCTTTTTGGAAAGCTCGTTGCTTGTCCTTACCAG CCAGATTCCCCTGCCAAGGACTCACCGCCAAAGAGATCGCATGAGGTGGCCGGCGCTACTGCATTCCCAATCTCTCAGACTCAGAGAAAGCATTTCAAATCTGATAATCAACCTGAAGCTCTTGAAAATTCATCTAGTTGT GACATGATTGGATCTACTCCATTCTCAATATCTCAGAGGAAGCATTTCACGCCGGATAACTACATTGAAAATCTAggaatttcttctttttgt CAAACCTGTATGCTTGAGTTTGATGGTGCTTCAAAAGGAAATCCTGGACAATCTGGTGCAGGAGCTGTGCTACGAGCTGAAGACGGAAGCGCT GTGTACCACTTGCGTGAAGGGGTGGGAATTGCAACAAATAACTTTGCAGAATATCGAGCTGTAATTCTGGGATTGAAATATGCTCTTGAGAAGGGATATAAACACATTCGGGTTAAAGGAGACTCCAAACTTGTCTGCATGCAG GTCCAAGGTCTCTGGAAAACAAAAAATCCGAATATGGTTGACCTGTGTGAAGTGGCCAAGGAGCTGAAAGACATGTTTACGTCATTTGAGATCAATCATGTTCTTAGG GAATACAATTCTGAGGCTGATGTTCAAGCAAATCGAGCAATAAATCTTCGAG ATGGACAAGTTGAAGTGGATTGGAATGGGAAGTAG
- the LOC137708539 gene encoding uncharacterized protein isoform X1, whose protein sequence is MAEEGDAFYVVRKGNVIGIYKNFTDCQSQAGSSVCNPSVSVFKGHCLPKEAEEYLVSHGLKNASYTISASDVKDDDLFGKLVACPYQQPDSPAKDSPPKRSHEVAGATAFPISQTQRKHFKSDNQPEALENSSSCDMIGSTPFSISQRKHFTPDNYIENLGISSFCQTCMLEFDGASKGNPGQSGAGAVLRAEDGSAVYHLREGVGIATNNFAEYRAVILGLKYALEKGYKHIRVKGDSKLVCMQVQGLWKTKNPNMVDLCEVAKELKDMFTSFEINHVLREYNSEADVQANRAINLRDGQVEVDWNGK, encoded by the exons ATGGCGGAAGAAGGTGATGCTTTTTATGTTGTTCGGAAGGGGAACGTCATTGGCATTTACAAAAACTTTACGGATTGCCAAAGCCAAGCCGGTTCTTCG gtATGCAATCCTTCTGTAAGTGTGTTCAAAGGCCACTGTTTGCCTAAGGAAGCTGAGGAGTACCTCGTCTCGCACGGCCTTAAGAATGCTTCATATACTATCAGTGCCAGTGATGTGAAGGATGACGATCTTTTTGGAAAGCTCGTTGCTTGTCCTTACCAG CAGCCAGATTCCCCTGCCAAGGACTCACCGCCAAAGAGATCGCATGAGGTGGCCGGCGCTACTGCATTCCCAATCTCTCAGACTCAGAGAAAGCATTTCAAATCTGATAATCAACCTGAAGCTCTTGAAAATTCATCTAGTTGT GACATGATTGGATCTACTCCATTCTCAATATCTCAGAGGAAGCATTTCACGCCGGATAACTACATTGAAAATCTAggaatttcttctttttgt CAAACCTGTATGCTTGAGTTTGATGGTGCTTCAAAAGGAAATCCTGGACAATCTGGTGCAGGAGCTGTGCTACGAGCTGAAGACGGAAGCGCT GTGTACCACTTGCGTGAAGGGGTGGGAATTGCAACAAATAACTTTGCAGAATATCGAGCTGTAATTCTGGGATTGAAATATGCTCTTGAGAAGGGATATAAACACATTCGGGTTAAAGGAGACTCCAAACTTGTCTGCATGCAG GTCCAAGGTCTCTGGAAAACAAAAAATCCGAATATGGTTGACCTGTGTGAAGTGGCCAAGGAGCTGAAAGACATGTTTACGTCATTTGAGATCAATCATGTTCTTAGG GAATACAATTCTGAGGCTGATGTTCAAGCAAATCGAGCAATAAATCTTCGAG ATGGACAAGTTGAAGTGGATTGGAATGGGAAGTAG